A single Dermacentor albipictus isolate Rhodes 1998 colony chromosome 3, USDA_Dalb.pri_finalv2, whole genome shotgun sequence DNA region contains:
- the nompC gene encoding serine/threonine-protein phosphatase 6 regulatory ankyrin repeat subunit B isoform X3, whose amino-acid sequence MFESNGTKCRRIRLNAPKGQLPIHVLSARPTGAAIVPLQLLLRAGDKNVRMVPDMDGNIPLFLAVEAGNHGVCRDLLGAMTREQVCYVHPATGNTALHLAARRRDLDIMRFLVECQSPVNHQNAEGQTPLHVAAREGDEPAVKLFHHAGANPNLIDSEDRTPLHIATQLGHVGVVELLIDKYKASVHHRTKDGSTLMHIAAEAGRPETAMVFMKKGVPLHMSNKAGAKCIHTAAQKGYVDIVRTLLQKGEHVDVKTNDGHTALHVAVSAGQALVVEALLGHGAQVQFKAGPNNETPLHIAARVKNADDCAELLIKSGADVNEKDANGEIPLHFAAREGHLRTTKLLLEDNTISDLLNKDGESPLHVAVKNCHFPVVQALLEDWEKKNSDPEEKKKLANQKNLEGENSLHYAATITEKQKHYATEDRDIMRILLKHGGDVNAETRTTMETPIHHCSRTGNVAILQEIIDTMPPAAVMISCNQQARNGWAPLLYACDAGHPRAASLLIQNGARVDTFDETGKAALHLAAEKGHEELADILLSAKAFVNVRSQRGLTPLHLAAEKGYATLVLKLVTKHGAILDALSLNKKTPLHLAAAEGRLDVCMILLELKADTNALDDQGQTPMMLAIENDHSEVVKLFLRVKPDLAMMSNAKGFTCAHIAAMKGSTAVIKELMKFNKSIVTSSRNRTTDSTPLHLASAGGHANVVKMLLQAGADAKEENADGDTALHLAAKNGHVAVARVLSAIVPWSTTSKKTGLTALHVAAKNGQMDFVREMLTEVQAALASEPLPDGGDYGMTALHMAAAAGHEGVVRMLLNSSGIQADAPTFQEGMYPLHFAAQGGHLAVASILLSRAESQLQCVDKLGRTPLHVAAAAGKREMVGLLHSQGAEINAADNMGWTALHFAARHGYLGVVKILVENGAFAKAVTKDGKVPLCLAAAEGHYDIISYLLKKDHDTTDLMDDKHFLIDLMASGKVHQNRPMVDFILASKAPIDTAVKMARSYELLSLKEKERAMELEEMAGFCDNLANELLSIAASNNNTAALLRALDARNTPFLDVLIELQRKTVVAHPAAQKYLTELWMGSYHWTTFKIVMLFFGFLLCPVLWVASSLVCGNHFSNIPIVKFMSYLVSHIFFVIVLSVTIINPWQPLYTSTHLVPHWNEWLLIFWLLGMFITEITSPSDREGLGYIKTVVLFISAIAITVHLVALFFREEYYRLICLYIRNQLFAVALLLGFLEFLNFLTFHHLFGPWAVIIRDLIKDLMRFLAILLIFLVGFSLNMCAVYQPVFVPPRGDNITLPIFGQEFQSPINTFEMLFFSLFGLVEPDYMPPLHLSPPFAKIIVKVVFGVYMMVTVVVLINLLIAMMSDTYQRIQAQSDTEWKFGRAKLIRNMKRASPAPAPLNCLTFVPELIMNKCSLKKVKGGSTLSMLKDMGSGQTQSRTNSAAGARGNRRIMPLEEMMQGMNKLTNVVDWPSISNKYLENFEVRRASLSVVETLQKAAGNKKE is encoded by the exons GACGGCAACATCCCGCTGTTCCTGGCCGTGGAAGCGGGCAACCACGGCGTGTGCCGGGACCTGCTGGGCGCCATGACGCGCGAGCAGGTCTGCTACGTGCACCCGGCCACGGGCAACACGGCGCTGCACCTGGCGGCGCGGCGCCGGGACCTGGACATCATGCGCTTCCTGGTCGAGTGCCAGAGCCCCGTGAACCACCAGAACGCCGAGGGTCAGACCCCGCTGCACGTTGCCGCCCGCGAAGGGGACGAGCCGGCCGTCAAGCTGTTCCACCACGCGGGCGCCAACCCGAACCTCATCGACAGCGAGGACCGCACGCCGCTGCACATCGCGACGCAGCTGGGTCACGTGGGCGTCGTCGAGCTCCTCATCGACAAGTACAAGGCGTCCGTGCACCACCGCACCAAG GATGGGAGCACCTTGATGCACATTGCTGCTGAAGCTGGAAGGCCGGAAACAGCCATGGTCTTCATGAAGAAAGGCGTCCCGTTGCACATGTCGAACAAG GCTGGCGCCAAGTGTATTCACACAGCGGCACAGAAGGGCTACGTGGACATCGTCAGGACGCTGCTACAAAAAGGGGAACACGTAGACGTCAAGACGAAC GACGGGCACACGGCACTTCACGTTGCCGTGTCCGCGGGTCAGGCGCTGGTCGTCGAGGCACTGCTGGGGCACGGAGCACAGGTCCAGTTCAAGGCCGGACCC AACAACGAGACACCGCTGCACATCGCTGCCCGCGTGAAGAACGCCGACGACTGTGCCGAGCTGCTCATCAAGAGCGGTGCGGACGTGAACGAAAAGGACGCG aacggaGAAATACCATTGCATTTCGCTGCACGGGAGGGCCATTTGAGGACTACGAAGCTGCTCCTAGAAGACAACACCATATCCGACCTGCTCAACAAG GACGGAGAGAGTCCTCTTCACGTGGCGGTCAAGAACTGCCATTTTCCGGTGGTTCAAGCACTACTAGAAGACTGGGAAAAGAAAAACTCGGACCCAGAGGAGAAAAAGAAGCTGGCCAATCAGAAGAACCTG GAGGGTGAAAACTCGCTGCACTACGCGGCCACCATAACTGAGAAGCAGAAGCACTACGCTACCGAGGACCGTGACATCATGCGAATCCTACTCAAACATGGCGGCGACGTGAACGCCGAGACACGGACG ACAATGGAAACACCTATCCATCACTGCTCCAGGACCGGGAACGTGGCGATCCTGCAGGAAATCATCGACACCATGCCTCCAGCTGCCGTAATGATTTCTTGCAACCAACAAGCAAGG AATGGCTGGGCCCCGCTGCTCTACGCCTGCGATGCCGGTCATCCGAGAGCAGCAAGTCTGCTCATTCAGAACGGAGCCCGGGTGGACACGTTCGACGAG ACGGGCAAGGCGGCGCTGCACTTGGCCGCCGAGAAAGGCCACGAGGAACTGGCCGACATCCTGCTCAGTGCCAAGGCGTTCGTCAACGTGCGATCTCAGCGGGGCCTCACGCCCCTTCATCTGGCCGCCGAGAAGGGATACGCAACGCTGGTCCTTAAGCTGGTAACAAAGCACGGCGCCATCCTGGACGCCCTCAGCCTA AACAAAAAGACTCCGCTCCATCTGGCAGCCGCGGAAGGGCGATTGGACGTGTGCATGATTCTGCTCGAGCTCAAGGCGGATACAAATGCTCTGGACGAC CAAGGACAGACTCCCATGATGCTGGCCATCGAGAATGATCACTCCGAAGTCGTCAAACTGTTTTTGAGGGTGAAGCCGGACCTGGCGATGATGTCGAACGCT AAAGGGTTTACGTGCGCCCATATCGCTGCAATGAAAGGCAGCACGGCGGTCATCAAGGAATTGATGAAATTTAACAAATCTATTGTGACGAGCTCGAGGAACAGG ACGACCGACTCAACGCCCCTCCATTTGGCCTCCGCCGGTGGACATGCGAACGTAGTCAAGATGCTGCTTCAAGCAGGAGCCGATGCCAAAGAAGAGAATGCT GACGGGGACACTGCGCTGCACTTGGCCGCTAAGAATGGTCACGTGGCCGTTGCCAGGGTACTGAGCGCCATCGTGCCCTGGTCCACAACCAGTAAAAAG ACGGGGCTGACGGCGTTGCACGTGGCAGCCAAGAACGGTCAGATGGACTTCGTTAGGGAGATGTTGACGGAGGTTCAGGCGGCTCTTGCCAGTGAACCACTTCCAGACGGAGGAGAC TACGGAATGACAGCATTGCATATGGCGGCAGCTGCGGGCCACGAAGGTGTCGTTCGGATGTTGCTGAACAGCTCCGGAATACAAGCCGACGCGCCAACCTTTCAAGAG GGCATGTACCCTCTGCACTTCGCGGCGCAAGGTGGCCACCTGGCCGTGGCCAGCATCCTGCTGAGCCGCGCCGAGTCGCAGCTGCAGTGCGTCGACAAGCTGGGCCGCACGCCGCTGCACGTGGCGGCGGCCGCCGGCAAGAGGGAGATGGTCGGCCTGCTGCACAGCCAGGGCGCCGAGATCAACGCCGCCGACAAC ATGGGCTGGACAGCTCTGCACTTCGCGGCGCGCCACGGATATCTCGGCGTCGTCAAGATATTGGTGGAGAATGGTGCCTTCGCAAAAGCGGTGACCAAG GATGGCAAAGTACCACTGTGCCTGGCAGCCGCTGAGGGTCACTATGACATCATCAGCTACCTGCTCAAGAAAGACCACGATACCACTGACCTTATGGACGACAAGCAT tTCCTGATTGACCTGATGGCCTCCGGCAAAGTGCACCAGAACCGGCCTATGGTGGACTTCATCCTCGCCTCGAAGGCGCCCATCGACACAGCTGTCAAAATGGCCCGCAGCTATGAGCTGTTGTCGCTGAAGGAGAAGGAGCGCGCCATGGAACTCGAGGAGATGGCCGGCTTCTGCGACAACTTGGCCAACGAGCTCCTCTCCATCGCCGCCTCGAACAACAACACGGCTGCGCTGCTCCGGGCGCTGGACGCACGGAACACTCCTTTTTTAGACGTTCTCATAGAACTGCAGCGCAAGACAGTGGTGGCCCATCCAGCGGCGCAGAAGTACCTCACCGAGCTCTGGATGGGCAGCTACCACTGGACCACGTTCAAGATCGTCATGCTATTCTTCGGTTTCCTGCTGTGTCCAGTGCTGTGGGTCGCCTCGTCGCTCGTGTGCGGAAATCACTTCTCGAACATCCCCATCGTCAAGTTCATGTCCTACCTGGTCTCGCACATATTCTTCGTGATCGTTCTCAGCGTGACCATCATCAATCCGTGGCAGCCGTTGTACACGTCCACGCACCTGGTGCCCCACTGGAACGAGTGGCTGCTGATCTTCTGGCTCTTGGGCATGTTCATCACCGAGATCACCAGCCCATCGGACCGCGAGGGCCTGGGCTACATAAAGACGGTCGTGCTGTTCATAAGCGCGATCGCCATCACGGTTCACCTGGTGGCGCTGTTCTTCCGCGAGGAGTACTACCGGCTCATATGTCTCTACATCCGCAACCAGTTGTTCGCTGTCGCGCTGCTCTTGGGTTTCCTCGAGTTCCTCAACTTCCTGACCTTCCACCACCTGTTCGGCCCGTGGGCCGTCATCATCCGGGACCTGATCAAGGACCTGATGCGGTTCCTGGCCATACTGCTCATTTTTCTGGTGGGATTCTCGCTGAACATGTGTGCCGTGTACCAGCCCGTGTTCGTGCCGCCGCGTGGGGACAACATAACGCTGCCCATCTTCGGCCAGGAGTTCCAGTCTCCGATCAACACGTTCGAGATGCTTTTCTTCTCGCTCTTCGGGCTCGTAGAGCCGGACTACATGCCGCCGCTGCACCTCAGCCCACCGTTCGCCAAGATCATCGTCAAGGTGGTCTTTGGCGTGTACATGATGGTGACCGTGGTTGTGCTCATCAACCTGCTCATTGCTATGATGTCGGACACCTACCAGCGAATACAGGCGCAGTCGGACACCGAGTGGAAGTTCGGCCGCGCAAAGCTCATCCGCAATATGAAGCGCGCCTCACCCGCGCCGGCGCCCCTCAACTGCCTGACCTTCGTGCCGGAGCTGATTATGAACAAGTGCTCCCTCAagaaag
- the nompC gene encoding serine/threonine-protein phosphatase 6 regulatory ankyrin repeat subunit B isoform X4, giving the protein MVPDMDGNIPLFLAVEAGNHGVCRDLLGAMTREQVCYVHPATGNTALHLAARRRDLDIMRFLVECQSPVNHQNAEGQTPLHVAAREGDEPAVKLFHHAGANPNLIDSEDRTPLHIATQLGHVGVVELLIDKYKASVHHRTKDGSTLMHIAAEAGRPETAMVFMKKGVPLHMSNKAGAKCIHTAAQKGYVDIVRTLLQKGEHVDVKTNDGHTALHVAVSAGQALVVEALLGHGAQVQFKAGPNNETPLHIAARVKNADDCAELLIKSGADVNEKDANGEIPLHFAAREGHLRTTKLLLEDNTISDLLNKDGESPLHVAVKNCHFPVVQALLEDWEKKNSDPEEKKKLANQKNLEGENSLHYAATITEKQKHYATEDRDIMRILLKHGGDVNAETRTTMETPIHHCSRTGNVAILQEIIDTMPPAAVMISCNQQARNGWAPLLYACDAGHPRAASLLIQNGARVDTFDETGKAALHLAAEKGHEELADILLSAKAFVNVRSQRGLTPLHLAAEKGYATLVLKLVTKHGAILDALSLNKKTPLHLAAAEGRLDVCMILLELKADTNALDDQGQTPMMLAIENDHSEVVKLFLRVKPDLAMMSNAKGFTCAHIAAMKGSTAVIKELMKFNKSIVTSSRNRTTDSTPLHLASAGGHANVVKMLLQAGADAKEENADGDTALHLAAKNGHVAVARVLSAIVPWSTTSKKTGLTALHVAAKNGQMDFVREMLTEVQAALASEPLPDGGDYGMTALHMAAAAGHEGVVRMLLNSSGIQADAPTFQEGMYPLHFAAQGGHLAVASILLSRAESQLQCVDKLGRTPLHVAAAAGKREMVGLLHSQGAEINAADNMGWTALHFAARHGYLGVVKILVENGAFAKAVTKDGKVPLCLAAAEGHYDIISYLLKKDHDTTDLMDDKHFLIDLMASGKVHQNRPMVDFILASKAPIDTAVKMARSYELLSLKEKERAMELEEMAGFCDNLANELLSIAASNNNTAALLRALDARNTPFLDVLIELQRKTVVAHPAAQKYLTELWMGSYHWTTFKIVMLFFGFLLCPVLWVASSLVCGNHFSNIPIVKFMSYLVSHIFFVIVLSVTIINPWQPLYTSTHLVPHWNEWLLIFWLLGMFITEITSPSDREGLGYIKTVVLFISAIAITVHLVALFFREEYYRLICLYIRNQLFAVALLLGFLEFLNFLTFHHLFGPWAVIIRDLIKDLMRFLAILLIFLVGFSLNMCAVYQPVFVPPRGDNITLPIFGQEFQSPINTFEMLFFSLFGLVEPDYMPPLHLSPPFAKIIVKVVFGVYMMVTVVVLINLLIAMMSDTYQRIQAQSDTEWKFGRAKLIRNMKRASPAPAPLNCLTFVPELIMNKCSLKKVKGGSTLSMLKDMGSGQTQSRTNSAAGARGNRRIMPLEEMMQGMNKLTNVVDWPSISNKYLENFEVRRASLSVVETLQKAAGNKKE; this is encoded by the exons GACGGCAACATCCCGCTGTTCCTGGCCGTGGAAGCGGGCAACCACGGCGTGTGCCGGGACCTGCTGGGCGCCATGACGCGCGAGCAGGTCTGCTACGTGCACCCGGCCACGGGCAACACGGCGCTGCACCTGGCGGCGCGGCGCCGGGACCTGGACATCATGCGCTTCCTGGTCGAGTGCCAGAGCCCCGTGAACCACCAGAACGCCGAGGGTCAGACCCCGCTGCACGTTGCCGCCCGCGAAGGGGACGAGCCGGCCGTCAAGCTGTTCCACCACGCGGGCGCCAACCCGAACCTCATCGACAGCGAGGACCGCACGCCGCTGCACATCGCGACGCAGCTGGGTCACGTGGGCGTCGTCGAGCTCCTCATCGACAAGTACAAGGCGTCCGTGCACCACCGCACCAAG GATGGGAGCACCTTGATGCACATTGCTGCTGAAGCTGGAAGGCCGGAAACAGCCATGGTCTTCATGAAGAAAGGCGTCCCGTTGCACATGTCGAACAAG GCTGGCGCCAAGTGTATTCACACAGCGGCACAGAAGGGCTACGTGGACATCGTCAGGACGCTGCTACAAAAAGGGGAACACGTAGACGTCAAGACGAAC GACGGGCACACGGCACTTCACGTTGCCGTGTCCGCGGGTCAGGCGCTGGTCGTCGAGGCACTGCTGGGGCACGGAGCACAGGTCCAGTTCAAGGCCGGACCC AACAACGAGACACCGCTGCACATCGCTGCCCGCGTGAAGAACGCCGACGACTGTGCCGAGCTGCTCATCAAGAGCGGTGCGGACGTGAACGAAAAGGACGCG aacggaGAAATACCATTGCATTTCGCTGCACGGGAGGGCCATTTGAGGACTACGAAGCTGCTCCTAGAAGACAACACCATATCCGACCTGCTCAACAAG GACGGAGAGAGTCCTCTTCACGTGGCGGTCAAGAACTGCCATTTTCCGGTGGTTCAAGCACTACTAGAAGACTGGGAAAAGAAAAACTCGGACCCAGAGGAGAAAAAGAAGCTGGCCAATCAGAAGAACCTG GAGGGTGAAAACTCGCTGCACTACGCGGCCACCATAACTGAGAAGCAGAAGCACTACGCTACCGAGGACCGTGACATCATGCGAATCCTACTCAAACATGGCGGCGACGTGAACGCCGAGACACGGACG ACAATGGAAACACCTATCCATCACTGCTCCAGGACCGGGAACGTGGCGATCCTGCAGGAAATCATCGACACCATGCCTCCAGCTGCCGTAATGATTTCTTGCAACCAACAAGCAAGG AATGGCTGGGCCCCGCTGCTCTACGCCTGCGATGCCGGTCATCCGAGAGCAGCAAGTCTGCTCATTCAGAACGGAGCCCGGGTGGACACGTTCGACGAG ACGGGCAAGGCGGCGCTGCACTTGGCCGCCGAGAAAGGCCACGAGGAACTGGCCGACATCCTGCTCAGTGCCAAGGCGTTCGTCAACGTGCGATCTCAGCGGGGCCTCACGCCCCTTCATCTGGCCGCCGAGAAGGGATACGCAACGCTGGTCCTTAAGCTGGTAACAAAGCACGGCGCCATCCTGGACGCCCTCAGCCTA AACAAAAAGACTCCGCTCCATCTGGCAGCCGCGGAAGGGCGATTGGACGTGTGCATGATTCTGCTCGAGCTCAAGGCGGATACAAATGCTCTGGACGAC CAAGGACAGACTCCCATGATGCTGGCCATCGAGAATGATCACTCCGAAGTCGTCAAACTGTTTTTGAGGGTGAAGCCGGACCTGGCGATGATGTCGAACGCT AAAGGGTTTACGTGCGCCCATATCGCTGCAATGAAAGGCAGCACGGCGGTCATCAAGGAATTGATGAAATTTAACAAATCTATTGTGACGAGCTCGAGGAACAGG ACGACCGACTCAACGCCCCTCCATTTGGCCTCCGCCGGTGGACATGCGAACGTAGTCAAGATGCTGCTTCAAGCAGGAGCCGATGCCAAAGAAGAGAATGCT GACGGGGACACTGCGCTGCACTTGGCCGCTAAGAATGGTCACGTGGCCGTTGCCAGGGTACTGAGCGCCATCGTGCCCTGGTCCACAACCAGTAAAAAG ACGGGGCTGACGGCGTTGCACGTGGCAGCCAAGAACGGTCAGATGGACTTCGTTAGGGAGATGTTGACGGAGGTTCAGGCGGCTCTTGCCAGTGAACCACTTCCAGACGGAGGAGAC TACGGAATGACAGCATTGCATATGGCGGCAGCTGCGGGCCACGAAGGTGTCGTTCGGATGTTGCTGAACAGCTCCGGAATACAAGCCGACGCGCCAACCTTTCAAGAG GGCATGTACCCTCTGCACTTCGCGGCGCAAGGTGGCCACCTGGCCGTGGCCAGCATCCTGCTGAGCCGCGCCGAGTCGCAGCTGCAGTGCGTCGACAAGCTGGGCCGCACGCCGCTGCACGTGGCGGCGGCCGCCGGCAAGAGGGAGATGGTCGGCCTGCTGCACAGCCAGGGCGCCGAGATCAACGCCGCCGACAAC ATGGGCTGGACAGCTCTGCACTTCGCGGCGCGCCACGGATATCTCGGCGTCGTCAAGATATTGGTGGAGAATGGTGCCTTCGCAAAAGCGGTGACCAAG GATGGCAAAGTACCACTGTGCCTGGCAGCCGCTGAGGGTCACTATGACATCATCAGCTACCTGCTCAAGAAAGACCACGATACCACTGACCTTATGGACGACAAGCAT tTCCTGATTGACCTGATGGCCTCCGGCAAAGTGCACCAGAACCGGCCTATGGTGGACTTCATCCTCGCCTCGAAGGCGCCCATCGACACAGCTGTCAAAATGGCCCGCAGCTATGAGCTGTTGTCGCTGAAGGAGAAGGAGCGCGCCATGGAACTCGAGGAGATGGCCGGCTTCTGCGACAACTTGGCCAACGAGCTCCTCTCCATCGCCGCCTCGAACAACAACACGGCTGCGCTGCTCCGGGCGCTGGACGCACGGAACACTCCTTTTTTAGACGTTCTCATAGAACTGCAGCGCAAGACAGTGGTGGCCCATCCAGCGGCGCAGAAGTACCTCACCGAGCTCTGGATGGGCAGCTACCACTGGACCACGTTCAAGATCGTCATGCTATTCTTCGGTTTCCTGCTGTGTCCAGTGCTGTGGGTCGCCTCGTCGCTCGTGTGCGGAAATCACTTCTCGAACATCCCCATCGTCAAGTTCATGTCCTACCTGGTCTCGCACATATTCTTCGTGATCGTTCTCAGCGTGACCATCATCAATCCGTGGCAGCCGTTGTACACGTCCACGCACCTGGTGCCCCACTGGAACGAGTGGCTGCTGATCTTCTGGCTCTTGGGCATGTTCATCACCGAGATCACCAGCCCATCGGACCGCGAGGGCCTGGGCTACATAAAGACGGTCGTGCTGTTCATAAGCGCGATCGCCATCACGGTTCACCTGGTGGCGCTGTTCTTCCGCGAGGAGTACTACCGGCTCATATGTCTCTACATCCGCAACCAGTTGTTCGCTGTCGCGCTGCTCTTGGGTTTCCTCGAGTTCCTCAACTTCCTGACCTTCCACCACCTGTTCGGCCCGTGGGCCGTCATCATCCGGGACCTGATCAAGGACCTGATGCGGTTCCTGGCCATACTGCTCATTTTTCTGGTGGGATTCTCGCTGAACATGTGTGCCGTGTACCAGCCCGTGTTCGTGCCGCCGCGTGGGGACAACATAACGCTGCCCATCTTCGGCCAGGAGTTCCAGTCTCCGATCAACACGTTCGAGATGCTTTTCTTCTCGCTCTTCGGGCTCGTAGAGCCGGACTACATGCCGCCGCTGCACCTCAGCCCACCGTTCGCCAAGATCATCGTCAAGGTGGTCTTTGGCGTGTACATGATGGTGACCGTGGTTGTGCTCATCAACCTGCTCATTGCTATGATGTCGGACACCTACCAGCGAATACAGGCGCAGTCGGACACCGAGTGGAAGTTCGGCCGCGCAAAGCTCATCCGCAATATGAAGCGCGCCTCACCCGCGCCGGCGCCCCTCAACTGCCTGACCTTCGTGCCGGAGCTGATTATGAACAAGTGCTCCCTCAagaaag